The following coding sequences lie in one Paraburkholderia largidicola genomic window:
- a CDS encoding type II secretion system protein: MPRLVRPDRVRIARHARPRGFTLVELVITLALVGILALAVVPFSQLIVQREKEQQLSAALREIRTALDAYKEASDAGLIEREAEASGYPPTLAVLVDGVKNVKDPKGGLLMFLRRVPRDPFFAGDVGTPPEDTWSLRAFGDPPVHADGSDASERGNAGKDVFDVTSKSERVGINGIPYRQW; encoded by the coding sequence ATGCCTCGCCTTGTGCGTCCGGACCGTGTTCGCATTGCGCGCCATGCGAGGCCGCGTGGCTTCACGCTGGTCGAACTCGTGATCACGCTTGCGCTGGTCGGCATTCTCGCGCTTGCCGTCGTGCCGTTTTCCCAACTGATCGTGCAGCGCGAAAAGGAGCAGCAACTGAGCGCAGCATTGCGCGAGATTCGCACCGCTCTCGACGCGTATAAGGAAGCAAGCGACGCCGGTCTTATCGAGCGGGAAGCGGAAGCGTCCGGCTATCCGCCTACGCTTGCGGTGCTGGTGGACGGCGTGAAGAACGTAAAGGACCCGAAGGGCGGCCTGCTGATGTTCCTGCGCCGCGTGCCGCGCGACCCGTTCTTCGCTGGCGACGTCGGGACACCGCCCGAAGACACCTGGAGCCTGCGTGCGTTCGGCGACCCGCCCGTGCATGCCGACGGCAGTGATGCTTCGGAACGCGGCAACGCGGGCAAGGACGTGTTCGACGTCACGTCGAAGTCGGAGCGCGTCGGTATTAATGGCATTCCCTATCGACAGTGGTGA